The Tolypothrix sp. PCC 7712 region TAAGTGAAGAATTATTATTTCGAGGTGTAATGATTCCCGCCTTAGGAGCGGATCATGTCGCTGTGATTGTATCAAGCCTTTGCTTTGGGGTATTGCATCTGAGTGGCTCTCAACAATGGCCTTATGTGATTTGGGCAACTATTGTTGGTTTAATGCTAGGCTATGGTGCGCTATTGAGTGGCAATTTGCTAGTGCCAATTATTGCCCATGTGATGACGAATTTGATTTCTAGTTATTTGTGGAAGTTGCGAAAAGTATGAAAAACTCCATCCCCTTGTGGGTGGAGTTTTTGGGCATGGGGAATCGGGCATGGGGCATGGCGAAGAAATTACCAATGCCCAATGCCCCAAGCGGCGGGGCGGCTGTCCCTCTCCGTTTAAGCATGATTGAGGATGAGCGATCGCCTGTGTGCGGCTAGTGCGATCGCCTGTGGTAAAATTCGGTGTTCCTCAACTTGAATCCTGGCGTGAAGCGTTGCTGCGGTATCATCTGCTAACACTGGTACTGCTGCTTGGATGATAATAGGGCCGCTGTCTACTTCTAAACATACTAAATGCACCGTACAACCAGTAATTTTTACCCCAGCCGCCAAAGCTTGTTCTACCGCATGAATACCTTTGAAACTTGGTAGCAAGCTGGGATGAATATTAATAATTCTGTCAGGAAAAGCATCAATTAATACTGGTGTTAATAGCCGCATCCAGCCAGCTAAAATTACCCAATCTACATCGTACTGCTGCAAAGTCTGTACAATTTGCCCATCAAACTTTTGTCGATTTTTGCAATCGCGGTGATTCAACAATACCGCCTCTACACCCCAATTCGCTGCCCGCACAGCAGCCTTAGCATCAGGGTTGTTGTAAATCAAAACTTGAATTTGGGCGTTTAGCTGTCCGCCTGCAATAGCTTGGGCTACCGCCTCAAAATTGCTGCCATTTCCTGAGGCGAGAATGCCTAATTTTAAAGGAGTGCTGGTTTTTAAGACCTCATGAGAAATGTTGGGCGAAATCAAACTAGTTGTAGCAGTATCGATTGTAGAATTATTACTCATATTTGCGGGTTAATAAACTTGGTATTCTCCGGTAGCTTCGTGGTATCGGAAACTTTGGTGAATAGGGTGGCTGTCCCAGAGAAAGCTGTTGGTCGTGGTTTACCAGGGTCGGTATTATCTAATTGCAACCGCAGTTGACCATCAGCTGTAAATTCAAAAATTGTCAGAACTGGTTGTTTTTCTTTAGCGACTATGACATTTAAATGCATTGGTTGGGCTGTCGGGTTGATTTGATATTGAAATTCCACAGCTACAGAAGTTTTTGTATCAGGCGACAGAACATATAATTTACCATCTGGCGAGAACATAAAAGTTAGCGTCACAGGTGATGAAGGGTCTTTAGTTTGCCATTCACCGATTAATTTTTGAGCAATGGGGTTTGTAGACTGTTCTGTAGGCGCTGGATTAGGAATTGGTGTAGGTATCGCCTGATTTGTAGGTGCTGGATTAGGAATTGGTACTTTTGCAGGTTCAGCCAGCACAGCTGTATTGAGTGTCATCGATAATGCTATAAGTACGCTAGAGGTCAGCTTTGTGCTGGCGATCGCAATTTTGCCAAAGTAGGGGAAAATGTGAGGCATTCGTTTGAGCCAAATAGAATTCACAGGATCTTAGCAGTACCTCTGCGTCGAATCACACCCTACCGCATTCAACAGCCAAAACCGCTATGAAAACATCCCGTTCCTCTCAGATGCAACTGCTAGATAATGATACAGTTGCCGCCTGGGTTTTTCTCACACCCGCACTGATTTTACTAGGTCTGTTTATCATTTGGCCGATCGCCTATTTGTTTTATCTCAGTTTTACAGCTGGTAGTTTTACCTCAAAAGGTACTTATCTCGTCGGCTTCAAAAATTATTGGCGCTTGCTGTTAAATTCCGATTTTTGGCAAGTTTTGGCTAATACCGCTTATTTTACGATTGCCACAGTAATTCCCAGTTTAGTGATTCCCCTAGGGCTAGCAGTACTATTAAATCGTTCTTTGGCTTTACGAGGCATCATCCGCAGCGCCTATTTTCTACCTTCAATTATTTCCTTAGTAGCTGCTGGCTTAGGATTTCGCTGGCTATTTCAAACCACTGGCCCCGTTAACGGATTTTTAAATATATTTGGCATTCCATCGATTCCTTGGTTAGGGGATACGTTTTGGGCTATGCCAGTACTTATTTTACTGAGTATTTGGAAACAACTCGGCTTTAATATGGTGGTGTTTTTAGCAGGGTTACAAGCTATTCCCCCCAGCCGTTACGAAGCTGCGGAATTGGATGGCGCAGATGGCTGGCAACAATTTTGGCATATCACCCTCCCCGGATTGCGACCAACTTTAATATTTGCGATTATTACCACTGCTATTTTTACCTTGCGGAGTTTTGAGCAAGTTTACGTAATTACAGGCGGCGGGCCGTTAAATTCAACGAATTTGCTAGTTTATTACATCTATCAAGAAGCTTTTGGTCAATTTGATTTTGGTTATGCAGCCGCAGCCGCAACGGTGTTATTAGCAGTAACTCTAGTTTTGGTGTATTTGCAATTGCGAACTTGGGGAGAAGAGTAGGTAATGGGGAATGGGGAATGGGGAATGGGGAATGGGTAATTGGTAATTGGTAATTGGTGTTTGGTTTTTCCCCTGTCTCCCAATGCCCAATGCCCAATGCCCTATGCCCAATGCCCTATGCCCAATGCCCAATGCCCAATGCCCTATGCCCCATGCCCCATGCCCCACATAAAACACAAGTTGATACAGCTGACAATCTGTCCCAGGATGTGTATCCTAGTTGAGGATTATTAACTTACTGCAATATTTAACGCATCTTGATATGGATAGAAAAACTAAACGCCTTTTAATGCTAGTTGTTTTCTGTAGTTTGAGTGGTGTTATTTTAGGCGGTACTACCAGCTGGGCAGAAAGTACTATGTGTTTGGAAGCCAAGACAGTTACTAGTGACTGCTTGACTCAAGACCCTATACAAAAAACTATACAAGGAATGAGTACTGGTTTAGTAGCCGGTGCCGGAGCAGCTTTTGGTGTAGCTTGGCAGTTACGCCAACAAGACTAAACAATTCGTAATTCGTAATTTGTAATTCGTAGTTAAAGCGGCTATTTTGGGATAATCAATCGCAAAATAGCCGCTTTGCATATACAGAGTAGGGTGGAATGTCACTTACTTTAGCGGGATTTAGATCCCCGACTTTTTCAAAAAGTCGGGGATCTGGGCAGCAATGTTTACTTAAGTCAGTGCTATTCCAGAGTAGAGTGTGTTCTGCCTTATAGCAACGCACCTTAAATATGCTTTAAAGTGTCATTGATGTTTTTTTTAGTTTTGCTGCGCGATAACACAGGCTACTATTAAGTAATTACGAACTACGAATTACGAATTACAAATTAGTAATTATTCAAAGCGATAGTTGCGATCGCGCACCCATAAACTAATAGGTACAGCATTACCTTGAGGATCGACTTTGACTTTGACTACTATTGGTTGTCGTCTTCCTTCACGAGAGTCTAAAGCACGGGAAATATCTCTACTAATCCGTTGCCTTTGTTCCTCTGGGATGTAATATGTCTCTACGCCATAATTGACAACGCCATCCCGATATACGCCTTTTAAGGCGACCTGATCATTTGCTAGGTTTGTGGGTCGTCTTCCGCTAACTCTTATTGGCCTCCAAGCAGACGGAACACCACGACCAGAAAATTCTCTCTCTTCCAGAGTTACATACAAATTGGTTCCTTCTGCCAATTGTCTAGTTCTACCCCTATTTTGCCTTAGCAACTCCTGCCAGCCAGGTAGTCTTCTCAAAGTTGCAATTCGGGAAATGTTATAGTCTAAATTGATGGCGTAATTTTGCCGCACATCATCAGGATCTACAGACGCACTTTGCAAAATCACAGTTTTGCCTGCAACATCTGTGTAAACAGCTTGGGTCGGTACTGCCATAATCAACCCTGTTTGAATTAACAGGGGAACCAGTAACCGCCAAAAAGGTAAAGGTTGGTTTGCTTTTTGTTCAGTAGCAATTAAATAATCCCGAAAAGTCAGCTTTCCAGAAAATTCAGCTTCGGGAGACCAACCTTGATTAGATTTATTTGATGATTTATTCGATTCAGAAGCGCTGGATTTATTTGATTCGGAGGCATTACTTTTCATGGGCGTAGTCCTGAAAGGAGAGGAAAATAACCGGGATTAGGACTTACGCAGAGACAGGCTAAGGGACTTTCAACTAAAAAAATATTCCATCCCTGCGGGACGCTACGCGAACGCTATGTCAGCAGAGGAAGCGGACTAAGCAGAGGAGAAAGAATTTATTCCTCTGAAGGTGGGATCATTTATTTTCTGAAAACCCCTAACTACTCAAATATTAGGAATACACAGAGATAACATTCTATCGAATTCTTCGTAATTATGAATTACGAATTATGAATTACGAATTACGAATTGCTTTTTTTACTTTTTCCTTCAGATTGGCGACGTTCAAACCACAGTCCGGCGCTAATTAGTACAGAACCACACATTACAAAAACCAGCGACTTGACTAGCAAGTCTGTATTGTACTCCCACACCCGACTGAGGACTTGTAAAGTTAACAATAGCATACCGCCCCAGAAGGCGGGTCTATCGTTAAGTTTCAATCCTTCTTGAATTAGTTTCCAAGCTAAGATGACTAACAGAACGTTGAAGGCAAAAATTCCCAGTTCGCTAATGCGAGTAATACCTTGATGCCAAAAAGGTACTAAAGCCGTAATGCCAATAAATATCCCAATTAGGATCAGGTTGAAAACCATTTCTCGACGGGCAGGATTATTGCGTTGACGCAGCAGAAATAACCATTGTAAGACTGCCAAGCCACTAAGAATCCCGATATCGATGATGGGAAGACTTCTGAAGATGTTGCTGTTAGTAGTTGGCGGGATATAGCCATTTTCGGGAAATTGCCATTGCCAACGAAAGGACAAGATATAAAATGCAAAACCAAAACAGAATAAAGCCAGGCTACGCGCTAGGGGTTGAAACAAGCGATAATTAACCGTGGGAAATAGTAAGTCATCGTAACTCCACAATAAAGCTGGTGGAAGTGCAAAGGCGAAGGATGCCACCCACGGCGCAATATCAGTGTAAGTTAGTACTTGTAAGGGATTGAGGTTGAATTGCAAGGAACTGACAAAAGCAAAAACTGCTAATCCAAAAATCCAGCGCGATCGGCAAAAATAGGCTAAGGGTACAAAAAATAGCCAGGATATCAAGGGCATATGTCGCACAATTAATCTTGCCCAAGTCCATTCGCCTTGAGTGTACCACCAGTCTCCGAGTCCACTCCAATAACCAATGAGGACGAGGACAATGCCCAGAATACCCAAGGAATTTAAGGATAGGCTGTAAGCCATGATCACAACCCCAAATCCCCAAGCAATAAACAGTTCCGCAGTGGAACCAGCAATATTGAAGACTTGAGCCATCAAGAGGATATTTGCGCCTAAAATAAAAGCGCCTAATATCAGTAAAGCCTCTCCTAATGAGCGTTTGCTGCGGTCAAGTTTTTTGCCTTCCGCTTTCCGCTGTGCAGGTTCTCGCCAAGTGTAAAAACCAGTGATAGTAACAGATAGAAACAAACTGATCATCAAGATAAACTTGACATCTCGCGACCATTCTTGCCAGTTGGCGGCGATAAAAATAATCACACCTAACACTAACAAGATACCGCCAACTGCGATCGCAATCATCCGCGAGCGATCGCGCGTAGCTGCTTCTATGTTGTTAAATTGATAACGGTCTGCTAACTGTTGGTATTGCGAAGCACTAATTATGCCTTCGTCTCGCCACAGCTGTGCTTCTTTGCGTATTTTTTGCTGAAAATTATCGAATATCATGACCCTCGGTGGTGTAGTTTGGGGGCTGGGGATTGGGAATTGGGGACTGGGGATTGGGGATTGGGGACTGGGGATTGGGGATTGGGGACTAGGAAGATAAGAGAATATGGGGAAAGGGGAAATAATCAATTACAAACACCTAAAACCAAACACCAAACACCAAATGCTTAATGTCCAATGCCCTATGCCCTATGCCCTATGCCCCATGCCCCATGCCCCCATTTCAAATGACATGATGTTTTTCAGTATGCAGCTAAACCTTAGCTTGGCATTGTTCTTTCATAACAGTTTGATTTATCGATGGAAAAACCTTCAAATCTATTAATTAAACTTGCAAAGCGTTTGTTTGCAAACGTTGATATTCAAGAGAAATTTATTGCAGCGCTGATTAATCCTCAACCTTTTCATCCTTGCATTTTATGGTGTCAATCAAGACCAAAAATTTCACCTTTTTCTGTAGAAACACCAGCTAGTTGGCAACCGGAATTTGTAGATAGGTTACCTTTAGGAGAAAAGCCAGGTAAACATCCTCTGCATGACCAAGGAGATTTTTATTGTCTGGATTTTTCTTCTGTATTTGCAGCAGCGCCTTTATTAACAATTTCACCATCGGTAAAGCTGATATTTGATATGTGTGCTGCACCGGGAGGCAAGAGTATCTTTGCGTGGAAGGCTTTGCAACCTGAATTACTAATTAGTAATGAGGTAATTGGTAAACGGTTAGGAATGTTAATTTCTAATTTGAAACGTTGCCAGATTAAACCCAGCTTTGTAGTTAATCGAGATTCTAGTATTTTGGCGGAAACTATACCATTATCTAGTAATTTGGTTTTAGTGGATGCTCCTTGTTCTGGGCAATCTTTACTCGCTAAAGGTGAAAAAGCACCAGGATGTTTTCACCCAACTAATATTAATAAATGTGCTAATCGGCAAAAACGGATTATAGCTAATTCTGCTAGATTGGTAGCGCCTCAAGGCTATTTAGCTTATATGACTTGTACCTATTCTCCAGAAGAAAATGAGGAAGTGTGTGAATGGTTTTTACAGAGATTTCCTCAATTTGAGGCAATTAAAGTGAGTAATTTCCAAAATTACCAATCGCATTTAACCGATATACCTTGTTATCGTCTGTTTCCCCAAGATAGGTTAGGAGCAGGAGCATTTACGGTACTGTTCAAAAATACAGAGGTTGGTGAGACAAAGGAGGTAGATGAAGAGATTTTTAATCAACTTGGTTGCAGAGAAATTTTATCTGAATGAACATTAAGGAGCAGGAAACAGGAGGAATAGCCAGAAATTTTATGTGATTGGATTTGACAAGGACACCGTATTTTTTGTGATACGTTTATCAAAATATATTTTTGATTTTGTTAATCAATAGATTTAGTAGCGGACTGACACAGCTAATTTGATGCAATAGCAAAAATTCATCGGCGTTTATCGGCACGGCAGTTGCTTCTCCCAAGGGGAGACGCTACGCGTAGCTTGCTTCCCCGTAGGGGTACAAGTCGGGGAACCGCAAGGGCGCACTGCCTTGTTTATCTGCGGTTAATTTAATCAAATCTAATGCCTCATTTTAGGCGTGTCAGTCTAGTAGAGTGCGTTAAGCTAAAGCTAACGCACCGATGGAAAAGCTTTTCATGCGTTGCTAAAATGTTGCAATAATTTTTCTTGTGGGGTGGACATCTTGTCCGCCCCGGACGGGTGAGACACCCATCCCACAAGAGTTTTTTTATGCACTATTTTAGTCTTGTCAGTCCACTAGGGGGAAGCAAACTTACCATAGAGAAGATTGTAATTTTTTTTGACATTTGGGGTAGTTTCATATTTCAAAAATCAGGCTAGATTAAGACCAAAATCAGCAGATTAAGGTAAATATCATGAGTAATCAAAGGCCTGTTCTTGTAATTCCTGAATCGC contains the following coding sequences:
- a CDS encoding GDYXXLXY domain-containing protein, producing MKSNASESNKSSASESNKSSNKSNQGWSPEAEFSGKLTFRDYLIATEQKANQPLPFWRLLVPLLIQTGLIMAVPTQAVYTDVAGKTVILQSASVDPDDVRQNYAINLDYNISRIATLRRLPGWQELLRQNRGRTRQLAEGTNLYVTLEEREFSGRGVPSAWRPIRVSGRRPTNLANDQVALKGVYRDGVVNYGVETYYIPEEQRQRISRDISRALDSREGRRQPIVVKVKVDPQGNAVPISLWVRDRNYRFE
- a CDS encoding carbohydrate ABC transporter permease, which produces MKTSRSSQMQLLDNDTVAAWVFLTPALILLGLFIIWPIAYLFYLSFTAGSFTSKGTYLVGFKNYWRLLLNSDFWQVLANTAYFTIATVIPSLVIPLGLAVLLNRSLALRGIIRSAYFLPSIISLVAAGLGFRWLFQTTGPVNGFLNIFGIPSIPWLGDTFWAMPVLILLSIWKQLGFNMVVFLAGLQAIPPSRYEAAELDGADGWQQFWHITLPGLRPTLIFAIITTAIFTLRSFEQVYVITGGGPLNSTNLLVYYIYQEAFGQFDFGYAAAAATVLLAVTLVLVYLQLRTWGEE
- a CDS encoding DUF2157 domain-containing protein, which gives rise to MIFDNFQQKIRKEAQLWRDEGIISASQYQQLADRYQFNNIEAATRDRSRMIAIAVGGILLVLGVIIFIAANWQEWSRDVKFILMISLFLSVTITGFYTWREPAQRKAEGKKLDRSKRSLGEALLILGAFILGANILLMAQVFNIAGSTAELFIAWGFGVVIMAYSLSLNSLGILGIVLVLIGYWSGLGDWWYTQGEWTWARLIVRHMPLISWLFFVPLAYFCRSRWIFGLAVFAFVSSLQFNLNPLQVLTYTDIAPWVASFAFALPPALLWSYDDLLFPTVNYRLFQPLARSLALFCFGFAFYILSFRWQWQFPENGYIPPTTNSNIFRSLPIIDIGILSGLAVLQWLFLLRQRNNPARREMVFNLILIGIFIGITALVPFWHQGITRISELGIFAFNVLLVILAWKLIQEGLKLNDRPAFWGGMLLLTLQVLSRVWEYNTDLLVKSLVFVMCGSVLISAGLWFERRQSEGKSKKSNS
- a CDS encoding RsmB/NOP family class I SAM-dependent RNA methyltransferase; translation: MEKPSNLLIKLAKRLFANVDIQEKFIAALINPQPFHPCILWCQSRPKISPFSVETPASWQPEFVDRLPLGEKPGKHPLHDQGDFYCLDFSSVFAAAPLLTISPSVKLIFDMCAAPGGKSIFAWKALQPELLISNEVIGKRLGMLISNLKRCQIKPSFVVNRDSSILAETIPLSSNLVLVDAPCSGQSLLAKGEKAPGCFHPTNINKCANRQKRIIANSARLVAPQGYLAYMTCTYSPEENEEVCEWFLQRFPQFEAIKVSNFQNYQSHLTDIPCYRLFPQDRLGAGAFTVLFKNTEVGETKEVDEEIFNQLGCREILSE
- the purN gene encoding phosphoribosylglycinamide formyltransferase; translation: MSNNSTIDTATTSLISPNISHEVLKTSTPLKLGILASGNGSNFEAVAQAIAGGQLNAQIQVLIYNNPDAKAAVRAANWGVEAVLLNHRDCKNRQKFDGQIVQTLQQYDVDWVILAGWMRLLTPVLIDAFPDRIINIHPSLLPSFKGIHAVEQALAAGVKITGCTVHLVCLEVDSGPIIIQAAVPVLADDTAATLHARIQVEEHRILPQAIALAAHRRSLILNHA